Proteins from one Malania oleifera isolate guangnan ecotype guangnan chromosome 4, ASM2987363v1, whole genome shotgun sequence genomic window:
- the LOC131153396 gene encoding probable transmembrane ascorbate ferrireductase 4 isoform X1, translated as MASPTPLTSSLLPLLVLARISALLVALLLLCWSLAFRSSFLPQYSSQEGLIYPLLHPLLMVIGFILVSGEAILVHRWPPGSRNLRKSVHLCLQGVALASGVFGIWTKFHHEDGVVANFYSLHSWMGLICVFLFGAQWGWGRNSGPIHVISIVDINWKASKPHYCVNYIMSSMDKWLMGFLSFWHRGEARRARVEVLPWHIFLGLYTYGLAVATAETGLLEKLTFLQTKRGLSRHCAESMVVNILGLGLALLCGIVILAAVSPKYRILQTKLAYSDR; from the exons ATGGCTTCTCCTACTCCACTCACTTCCTCCCTCCTCCCTCTCCTCGTGCTTGCCAGAATCTCTGCCCTTCTGGTTgctcttcttctcctttgctgGTCGCTTGCCTTCAGGTCTAGCTTCCTTCCTCAGTACTCCTCTCAAGAAGGCCTCATCTACCCT CTCCTGCATCCTCTATTAATGGTGATCGGTTTTATTCTCGTCAGTGGAGAAG CGATTCTCGTTCATCGGTGGCCGCCGGGTTCGAGAAATTTGAGGAAATCGGTGCATCTGTGTTTGCAGGGAGTGGCTTTGGCTTCTGGGGTTTTTGGGATTTGGACAAAGTTTCACCACGAAGACGGCGTTGTGGCTAATTTTTACAGTCTGCATTCCTGGATGGGTTTGATTTGCGTGTTCTTGTTCGGAGCACAG TGGGGGTGGGGACGCAACTCTGGCCCTATACACGTTATCTCAATAGTAGATATTAATTGGAAAGCATCCAAACCAcattattgtgttaattacataaTGTCAAGCATGGATAAG TGGTTGATGGGTTTCCTGAGCTTTTGGCATAGAGGGGAGGCGCGGAGAGCAAGGGTGGAAGTCTTGCCATGGCACATCTTCCTGGGCCTCTACACCTATGGTTTGGCAGTGGCGACTGCAGAAACAGGGCTCTTGGAAAAATTGACATTCTTGCAGACAAAGAGAGGCCTATCAAGACATTGTGCAGAGTCCATGGTTGTAAACATTCTAGGACTTGGGCTGGCTCTGCTTTGTGGCATTGTCATTTTGGCTGCAGTTTCACCTAAATACCGAATTCTTCAAACAAAACTAGCATATTCAGATCGATAA
- the LOC131153396 gene encoding probable transmembrane ascorbate ferrireductase 4 isoform X2, with translation MASPTPLTSSLLPLLVLARISALLVALLLLCWSLAFRSSFLPQYSSQEGLIYPLLHPLLMVIGFILVSGEAILVHRWPPGSRNLRKSVHLCLQGVALASGVFGIWTKFHHEDGVVANFYSLHSWMGLICVFLFGAQWLMGFLSFWHRGEARRARVEVLPWHIFLGLYTYGLAVATAETGLLEKLTFLQTKRGLSRHCAESMVVNILGLGLALLCGIVILAAVSPKYRILQTKLAYSDR, from the exons ATGGCTTCTCCTACTCCACTCACTTCCTCCCTCCTCCCTCTCCTCGTGCTTGCCAGAATCTCTGCCCTTCTGGTTgctcttcttctcctttgctgGTCGCTTGCCTTCAGGTCTAGCTTCCTTCCTCAGTACTCCTCTCAAGAAGGCCTCATCTACCCT CTCCTGCATCCTCTATTAATGGTGATCGGTTTTATTCTCGTCAGTGGAGAAG CGATTCTCGTTCATCGGTGGCCGCCGGGTTCGAGAAATTTGAGGAAATCGGTGCATCTGTGTTTGCAGGGAGTGGCTTTGGCTTCTGGGGTTTTTGGGATTTGGACAAAGTTTCACCACGAAGACGGCGTTGTGGCTAATTTTTACAGTCTGCATTCCTGGATGGGTTTGATTTGCGTGTTCTTGTTCGGAGCACAG TGGTTGATGGGTTTCCTGAGCTTTTGGCATAGAGGGGAGGCGCGGAGAGCAAGGGTGGAAGTCTTGCCATGGCACATCTTCCTGGGCCTCTACACCTATGGTTTGGCAGTGGCGACTGCAGAAACAGGGCTCTTGGAAAAATTGACATTCTTGCAGACAAAGAGAGGCCTATCAAGACATTGTGCAGAGTCCATGGTTGTAAACATTCTAGGACTTGGGCTGGCTCTGCTTTGTGGCATTGTCATTTTGGCTGCAGTTTCACCTAAATACCGAATTCTTCAAACAAAACTAGCATATTCAGATCGATAA
- the LOC131153396 gene encoding probable transmembrane ascorbate ferrireductase 4 isoform X4 yields MASPTPLTSSLLPLLVLARISALLVALLLLCWSLAFRSSFLPQYSSQEGLIYPLLHPLLMVIGFILVSGEAILVHRWPPGSRNLRKSVHLCLQGVALASGVFGIWTKFHHEDGVVANFYSLHSWMGLICVFLFGAQWGWGRNSGPIHVISIVDINWKASKPHYCVNYIMSSMDKNQKLKCAVTRKSTKENQEK; encoded by the exons ATGGCTTCTCCTACTCCACTCACTTCCTCCCTCCTCCCTCTCCTCGTGCTTGCCAGAATCTCTGCCCTTCTGGTTgctcttcttctcctttgctgGTCGCTTGCCTTCAGGTCTAGCTTCCTTCCTCAGTACTCCTCTCAAGAAGGCCTCATCTACCCT CTCCTGCATCCTCTATTAATGGTGATCGGTTTTATTCTCGTCAGTGGAGAAG CGATTCTCGTTCATCGGTGGCCGCCGGGTTCGAGAAATTTGAGGAAATCGGTGCATCTGTGTTTGCAGGGAGTGGCTTTGGCTTCTGGGGTTTTTGGGATTTGGACAAAGTTTCACCACGAAGACGGCGTTGTGGCTAATTTTTACAGTCTGCATTCCTGGATGGGTTTGATTTGCGTGTTCTTGTTCGGAGCACAG TGGGGGTGGGGACGCAACTCTGGCCCTATACACGTTATCTCAATAGTAGATATTAATTGGAAAGCATCCAAACCAcattattgtgttaattacataaTGTCAAGCATGGATAAG aatcaaAAGTTGAAATGTGCTGTCACAAGGAAAAGCAcaaaagaaaatcaagaaaaataa
- the LOC131153396 gene encoding probable transmembrane ascorbate ferrireductase 4 isoform X3, whose translation MASPTPLTSSLLPLLVLARISALLVALLLLCWSLAFRSSFLPQYSSQEGLIYPLLHPLLMVIGFILVSGEAILVHRWPPGSRNLRKSVHLCLQGVALASGVFGIWTKFHHEDGVVANFYSLHSWMGLICVFLFGAQWGWGRNSGPIHVISIVDINWKASKPHYCVNYIMSSMDKFVALWDMVSFSLGVPSPLLARMISFPILFPFSHVTMICFTL comes from the exons ATGGCTTCTCCTACTCCACTCACTTCCTCCCTCCTCCCTCTCCTCGTGCTTGCCAGAATCTCTGCCCTTCTGGTTgctcttcttctcctttgctgGTCGCTTGCCTTCAGGTCTAGCTTCCTTCCTCAGTACTCCTCTCAAGAAGGCCTCATCTACCCT CTCCTGCATCCTCTATTAATGGTGATCGGTTTTATTCTCGTCAGTGGAGAAG CGATTCTCGTTCATCGGTGGCCGCCGGGTTCGAGAAATTTGAGGAAATCGGTGCATCTGTGTTTGCAGGGAGTGGCTTTGGCTTCTGGGGTTTTTGGGATTTGGACAAAGTTTCACCACGAAGACGGCGTTGTGGCTAATTTTTACAGTCTGCATTCCTGGATGGGTTTGATTTGCGTGTTCTTGTTCGGAGCACAG TGGGGGTGGGGACGCAACTCTGGCCCTATACACGTTATCTCAATAGTAGATATTAATTGGAAAGCATCCAAACCAcattattgtgttaattacataaTGTCAAGCATGGATAAG TTTGTAGCGTTGTGGGATATGGTATCTTTTTCACTGGGTGTTCCATCTCCCCTCCTTGCAAGGATGATATCCTTTCCAATTTTATTCCCCTTCAGTCATGTAACTATGATTTGTTTTACCttgtaa